The genomic region AAACGGGTGCGGCGCTTCCGGGAAATAGTGCAGCTCGGTGTAGATGTGCAGCCCCATGAGCTGGCGCATCATGTCGTCGCGGCCGGCGTGCATGCGGGCCACGCCGCTGTTGATGAACAGCATGGGTGGGGTGGCGGGGCTGAGGTGGCTGAGGGCCGAGCCCTGCCGCCACAGCTCGGGGCGGGTGAGCTTGTTGCTGCCAAACCACTGCGTAGCGGCCGAGAGGTTCCGGCTGTCGTCGCCCTCGCCCGATTCCGGGTGCAGGAACGCCAGGATTCCGTCCACATCCACAATGGCCTGCACGCTGCTGGAGCGGCTCCGGAAGCAGGAGCCGGCTTCGTAGAGCGGGTCGCCGTTGGTGGTGCCTACCAGGGCCGCCAGTTGGCCGCCCGCCGAGAAGCCCCACACGGCCACGCGGCTCGTGTCGAGGCTGTATGGGCGGGCGTGGGCGCGCAGCCACCGCAGCGCGGTTTTCAAGTCCTGCACGGCGGCCGGGTAGGGCGCTTCCGGACTCAGGCGGTACTCGGCCGTGACGGCCACAAAGCCCTGCGCCGCCAGCTGCTGGGCCAGGGGCACGTGCTGGCTCCGGTCGCCGGAGCGCCAGCCGCCGCCATGCACGATGAGCACGCCCGGAAACCGTTGGCGCCGTTTGCCGTGCGGGTAGAACACGTCCAGCTGCAGTGCCCGCCCGCCTTCGGTGCAGTACGTGAGGTTCATCTGGCTCCGGATGGTGGCTGGCACCGGCGGCCGGGCTATGCTGATGTAGGGGTGCTGCACTTTGGCCTTGGTGTAGGCGCTGTAAGTGGTGAACGAGGTGTCGCGCGGGGCTGCCGGCTGCTGGGCCCCGGAGTGCTGCGGCCCCAGAGTTCCGGCCAGCAGCAGTATCAATAGAGAACAGGAACAGGCGAAGCGCGACATGTGGCAGGCAGTGAAAAGTCGGGGAAGATCGTGCCCCTAAGCTACGGCTTACCGCCGGGCTGCACCGGACGGCTGGCAGGAACCGGTTCGTTAGGGTTTGGGCGCGCCACATTGGGGAGTAAGAGCCTGGGGCAGCTTCTGCTTGGTACGCCGCTGGTGCCGCTGGATTTCAGTGCTTCGCCTGGCGTTTCGAATAGTTGCTGAGGTGAATTCTTCCGTAGATTGCGCCCACTTTACCTTACCCCTCACTTTCGATTATGAAGTACATTCTTACCCTCGCGGCCGTGCTCACCATCCAGCAGGCGCAGGCCCAGATCGGGCTGATAATGGGCGGAACTCGGGCCGCGGTGTCGGTGGCTACGCTGGCTGCCCGCCAGAAAAAGGCGAAGGCCGCCGCCCCAAAAGATGCCGCCCCAAAAGCCGAAGGAGCTGCCGCCACGCCAACGCTGGGCCGGGGCGTTACGCTGTTCACCTACCACGGGGAGAACGTTCAGCGCAAACGCACGACCGAAGCCACATTCAAAGGCAAGGGCGGCCCCGAGATTCTGGCCCTGGAAGCCCTGCTGGAGCAGCGCCACCAGGCCCTGCTGGCCGACTCCACCGCCTCGGTGCTGACCCCAGAGCAACTGACGGCCCTGACTACCGCCGCCCGCACGGCCGCCACCGCCCGCCCCGACTGGAACTACGCACCCTATCAGCAGGAGCTGGCTTTCTACCAGAAGGAAGAGCAGCGCCGCCAGCCAGCCGCCCAGCCGGTGCCGGCCAAGTAAGACGCCAGCGTCAG from Hymenobacter canadensis harbors:
- a CDS encoding alpha/beta hydrolase, which codes for MILLLAGTLGPQHSGAQQPAAPRDTSFTTYSAYTKAKVQHPYISIARPPVPATIRSQMNLTYCTEGGRALQLDVFYPHGKRRQRFPGVLIVHGGGWRSGDRSQHVPLAQQLAAQGFVAVTAEYRLSPEAPYPAAVQDLKTALRWLRAHARPYSLDTSRVAVWGFSAGGQLAALVGTTNGDPLYEAGSCFRSRSSSVQAIVDVDGILAFLHPESGEGDDSRNLSAATQWFGSNKLTRPELWRQGSALSHLSPATPPMLFINSGVARMHAGRDDMMRQLMGLHIYTELHYFPEAPHPFPLFHPWFTPTLDYTVGFLNKVFPQP